DNA from Nomascus leucogenys isolate Asia chromosome 24, Asia_NLE_v1, whole genome shotgun sequence:
ACTGATAGGGACTGAAGAAAAAGACCTGACCTTCATACAGGCCACATTTAAAGCCTGAAGGCAAACCCAGATTCAATGCAAATGCAATTACAGGGcaccagtttcattcttccagaGCCTTGCTGCAAATGACCTCCATGAGTATAACTGTAAAGACACAAGGAAGTGGAGAAAGGCAAAACGTTGATGGTGGTGGATTGTCTTAAAATTCTTCACAAGGCCAGCACAGTAAAACATCATATGAATGAGCCAGATTTCAACATAAATAAGGGGCAACGAAGAAGCTAGACTCAATTGTCTCAAAGGTATCAAAACTAATCACCATAGCAAGGTTTCCTGTGATTATTTTAAGTCCTTTGCTGTTGGGTCTAAGAGGTGCTGAGGGGCCGCCATAAAATACTAAAGACAATGATAACCAACAGTTTAATTGTATATAAGTGTTAAAACCCACACATCCTAATAGTCTTACAATGTGATCATGCTGGGAAGATGGAATTCTGTCAAAGCAGTGGTCATAATACCAGTTTGAACCTCAGCCCCAGTAAGTATCCTGCTGTCTTAAATGCAGAAATGATGTGACCTGGTCCCATCACCTGTTTACACAAACCACTTCCAACCTAGAGGACAAAGGGTCGGAAGCACTAGGGAGAACAGGAAGAATGGCAGTCTGGTCACCAGCCTCCGGCACCCCCAGGAAAAAGCTCTAAATGGCAGGGTTGTTCATAGGTGCAAGTTCAGGTCCAGCCTCCCACAGGCAAAAATGGAGCTTTCCCAAGAGCCAGTCTGCCAGTCCTTCTTCCTTCCAAACAGCCGTCTCCAGCTCTGCCCTGTGGTTGTCTCTGGCCTCAGATCAGAAGTCAATTTGGACAAATCTACTTTTTAAGAGCCCCCAGAAGAGgttttccagatttttattttttttgagatggagtcttgctctgtcgcccaggctggagtgcagtgacgtgatctcggctcactgcaagctccgcctcctgggttcacgccattctcctgcctcagcctcctgagtagctgggactacaggtgcccgccaccacgcccggctaatttttttgtatttttagtacagacggggtttcactgtgttagccaggatggtctcgatctcctgaccttgtgatctgcccgccttggcctcccaaagtgctgggattacaggcgtgagccaccgcgcctggcccccaggATTTCCAGATTTGAAAGCAATTTCCTCGGCATAAAacctcaggattaaaaaaaaggaagggctCTGGGTCCAAATTTGTATCTATCGAAcctgtttaaatttttgttttcttttttaaaagataaggtcttactctgtcgctcaggctggagtagttggtgtactccagcctggaactccgaggctcaagcaatcctcccgcctcagcctcccaaagtgctaggattacaggtgtgcgtgagccaccatgcccagccctatctATTAAACCTTGATCGAATGTAACAGACCAAGTACAACTGCACCAAATGGATGGGCTGTAACCATCCACACCGGCTCCAAGGAAGCAGACCGCTGGCCCCCAGGTGTGCACGTGGCTCAGGCAAGGCCCATGGCAAGCCCTTGTATCCATTATGCTTGAGATCCTGCAGGTCggccttcttcctcccttctcagTACATTGTTATGGCcccagtttccttatttttatccTGATTCTAATAACCAGGTCCTTGAAGAACTTTCTGAGGAATCTCTGTTTTAATGGTACACAAACTATTCTCTGCTGTTTTACTCCCTCTGGACAGCAAGTATGAGTACCACACAGAAGACTAGAGCAAATTCTAGCTCATGCAGCTTTAAAAGAGAAACTTAAGACTACTATACGACATTCACGAATTACACAAAAAACACTGTTGCTAATAAGAGAACGATTCACGGCCATGAAACTCCATCATGTCTCTTGTGGTCAGGCTTGAGACAAAGCTTTCTGGTAGGAAAGTTTCTTCCCTTATTAAAAACGCGAGCATCACTTCATTTTTCGACAAAACTTAGGTCTTCGGTATGGTTTCTCTTTATGTGCCTCCTCAGGTTCTCTTGCTCCAATTTTCTCTGATGCTCCAGGAAGTTTAAAATTGTAATCCGTTGTGACGTAAGGTACTGTCCCTTCGATCCCACGCTGAAATGGAAACACAAAGAGAATGCATGGAAACACTCCAGGTCCAGCCCAGAGGGGTTTACAGCGCTCTCTCACACCTAGAAGGTAGTGTCATGGTGACAGTCTGGGTGGGGACTTCTCACTTTTAAGGCATTTGATCCCTTCCTTCAGAGCCCCCTTTAATCAACTGGCTCGGTAACAAACGTGCCAAGGCCTCCCTTCTGTCCCATTCCATCAACACAGCAAACAGCGTGAGGCTGAGGGGGGGTGCAGTGCGCGTCCCTTTCAAATGAGGGACACCGGAGGATGAGAATGGTAGGAACATCCCCCGTCCCCAGAGCCCACTTGCAGCCCCTTTGGTTGGCTCTGGGGCACACAGACGCCTTGGCCTGGTCCTGTGATGCCTCTGAAGACTGTCCTCAGGAGGGCAAACCTGGCAGGGTCTCTGCTTGCTCCAACACAACCTACTCCTACGTAAAGGCTCCACcacgggttgcagtgagcccagatcgcgacACTGACACCACGAGTGACAGTGATTCATGGTCTCAGGCCCTGGAGGCAGCCCTGACACCGTCTTGGCTCACTCAGTATAGTATTGTATAAATATTGTATAAACCTATACAATAAAGTATAGGTTTCCCAGATCACCCATTCCCATGATCCTTGATCCTACTTCAGCTCCTCACTTCTGTGGACCTCAGTAGTCTCCTTCCAGGGCTGTGCCCGGGGTAAGGCTCACCTGGCACTTAAGGACACAATGCGGAATGGCAATAGCTCCAACGAGCAGACAATTCACGGTCCTTAGCTCTTCCGGGGGCACAGGGGTGAGGATGTGGTACAGCCGCTTCTCCATGTCAATGCCTCTACAGATGCCTTCAAGACACATGCACAACACAAAAATCACCCTTTTGGAAAACATCAAACCTCTCCACTGTTAGAAATTGCAGAATGGTTTTGAACATAAGTCTTGATTTcaactctgttttgttttgaaaatacaaagagctggccagatgcagtagctcacgcctgtaatcccagcactctgggaggccgaggagggtggactgcctgagatcaggagttcgagaccagcttgggcaacacagtgaaaccccatctctgctaaaaatacaaaaaaatagctgggcgtggtggcaggtgcctatagtcccagctacttgggaggctgatacagaagaatagcttgaacccgggaggtggagcctgcagtgagccgagatggcaccactgcactccagcctgggtgacagagtgagactctgtctcaaaaaaaaaaaacaaaaacaaaaaaaacaaaatacaaagagtCAAGAGATGGAGTTCTTGAACACTGGGACAGTTTGTACCTTCCCTGTGTTCACCCATGAGGAACCAAAATGGTCTACATGCAAAAGTCCTAGATTGGGCCGGCTGCGgtggctatgcctgtaatcccagcactgtggaggctgaggcgggtggatcaaatgaggtcaggaatttgcgaccagcctgggcaacatggtgaaaccccatctctagattacaaaaatcagtggggcatggtggcgtgcacctgtaatcccagctactcgggagtctgagacacaagaatcacttgaacacaggaggcagaggttgcagtgagcccaaatagACAGAGActgactttgtctcaaaaacaaacaaacaaacaaacaaacaaaacagcctgggcacagtggctcatgcctgtaatcccagcactttgggaggccgaggtgggcggatcatgaggtcaggagttcaagaccaggctgaccaacatggtgaaaccccatctctactaaaaagacaaaattagctgggagtggtggcacatgcctgtaatcccagctactcaggaggctgagacagaagaatcgtttcaacctgggaggcggaggttgcagtgaacagagatcgcaccattgcactccagcctgggcgacagagcaagactctgtctcggggaaaaaaaaaataaaataaaataaaaaattccttgaTTGTTGGTGAGTACAGGCCAGGGGGAAAATCCACCACTaagaacatacagaaaacaaCCTGATCTTTCCCCATTACTGTTCCTCCTTTATGGTCTGTACTAAATGACACaatttctgtgaaaatgcttttgaGAAATACAGTGTTGTCCAAATCTGAAATGTGCATTTAAGGACTTTGCTAATTTGGGATTACTTAGCTCCAGCACCCTTCCAAAACTCCACACTTATTGACCTCAGGAAACCAGGGCAGGTCAAGGAGGTGGGGACCCAATCCCACTGGGCACTTCGAGCCCTGGTCCAGACCCTAGATCTGAGTGATGGGAAGTGCCAGGCTGTGGCACAATTGCGCCTGGGTTCAGGTCATTCCTGACTATGGGGATGAATTTTAAGAGAGGAAGTGAAGAGTTCGGTTAAGAAACTTTTCAGTAGACGTTGGTGGTTGACTAGCATGCTGAGAAGAGGTGGAAGAAGCTGACATATTTTGAAGACAGAAGCCACCAGACCATCTAGTGGGCTGAAAGTAGCAAATGAAGGCTAGGGGATGCCAAGGAGGGGCCAGGGTCTGACCTGGATGTCAGAGTGAATCTTCCAATGGACCAAGTATGAGCCTGGGGCAAGGAGGAGAGGGTGCGGGCAGGAGGGTCCTGAGGGTCCCAGGTCTGCATGCCAGTCAGGCACTCAAGTGAAGATGTGCACTGACAAGGTGGGTTTGGAATGCAGATGAACAGCTGTGTTGGAAGACACCGCAAAAAGGGAACGCCTAAAGATGCATTTAGAACCCAGCAGTGACTGAGACAGCCTGGGGGAGAAGTGTCGGGCAAGAAGAAGAGGGCCAAGCCCAGGCCCTTGGGAAGCCTACATTTACAGGAGCTGGCAGACAAAGCAGAGAAATGGCTGCTTCCTTCCTGGCCTCCAGCGCCTAAGGCGTGCCATATAGATGAGTGGGGGTTCTCTGACCTCTGTAGCTTAGACACAGCTACAAGGTCAAGACCAGTCATCTACAGTTGAAGCAGTGGATCCTTTTCAGTAGGTTTATGGATATGTTTTACTCTCAGACTCACCAAAGCCCAAGCAGTCACAGATTGGAGTCTGGGCAAGCAGGATGGGCCCATTCGTGTATCCTCTGACATCATCCTGGATCTTGCAAAGACCAACCCAGCTGGCGTTCACAGCATATAGTATATGGGTAGGGGCGACATCAGAGTGGGTAATCCGGAGTGCAACTGCATTGAAAGGGACCTGGAAAATGAATTTGCATCTCACTCTATTCATTGCTACTTTGAAAGACCACTTAATTTTTACAAGTAGATTAACCAGCTATCTAAAGATAGGTCTGCCAAAGTGCCTACCCAAAAGTATctctaaagaataaaaacagccaggtgcagtggctcacgtctgtctgtaatcccagcactttgggaggccgacgcgggcggatcacgaggtcaggagttcaagaccagcctgaccaacatggtgaaaccctgtctctacaaaaaaacataaaattagccgggcgtggtggcaggcgcctgtaatcccagctattcaggaggctgacgcaggagaatcgcttaaacctgggaggcggaggttgcagtgagtggagattgcgccaccgcactccagtctgggcgatagagcaagactcggtctcaaaaaaaaaattaataaataaaaaataaaataaacaattatttaggctgggcacagtggctcacgcctataatctcaaccctttgggaggccaaggtgggttgatcacttgaggtcaggagtttgagaccagcctggcaaacaaggcgaaatcctatctctactaaaaatacaaaaattagccagggatggtggtgtgtgcctgtagtcccagctactcgggaggctgaggcacaagaatcacttaaacccgggcggcggaggttgcagtgagctgagatcgtgccactgcactccaatttgaatgacagatcaagactccatctcaaaaaaaaaaaaaacaaaacaattataagtattataagtaaataaataaaacacaaaaatttagccaggtgtggtggcacatgcctttagtctcagctacttgggaggctgaggcactagaattaagaatcacttgaacccacgaagcggagattgcagtgagccaagattgtgccactgcactccagcctgggtgaaagaggctctgtctccaaaaaaaaaaacaaaaaacaaaacaaacaaacaaaaaacccttaaatttaaaaaataaatgtggccaggcgcggaGGACATGCCtgtaacgccagcactttgggaggccaaggcaggtggatcatctgaggtcaggagttcgagaccagcctggctaacatggtgaaaccccatttctactaaaaatacaaaagattagctgggtgtggtggcaggcgcctgtaatcccagctactcaggaggctgacgcaggagaatcgcttgaacccgggaggcggaggttgcagtgagccgagcacGTGGCATTGCACTCCGGcgtgggaaacaagagcgaaattccatctcaaaaaaaaaaaataaataaacgtgAAGTAATACAAGACAGATTAAAGTATTGGCAGATAAATTTCACATTTACTTAAAGAGCATCTCCAGGTGAATAAATGACCCATAAACTAAAACCCCATTAGCAAAGTGACTTAGACTCTCCAGGGGAGATAACTCAGAGGCCTGGAGCCCACGCCACCATCGGGCCCAAGAAACATATGCTTGCTGCCCAGGTCTGCTGCTTCAGCCTATGTGACCTAAGGCAAGTGCTTCCACCTGACAGTGCCCAATGCTCAAAGCTGTAAATGAAGCATGTCTTAGCCTTTCTCTCACAGGGTGGCCACGAAGTCACTGAGCCCCTCCATGCttggcagagtgcctggcacagagtaagcactcaaaaCCGGACAGGCTGTGAGGCAGAGCAGACCTAGGCTCAGAGTCGGGCGTCCTGCGACTTCAGTCCTAGCCTCAACTTTGACTACACCATTTTGGGCAAGCTGACTCCCAGTCCCTGGCCTTGGTtttaccatctgtaaaatggggataataacaggaCCACGGTAAGTAGTGGAGTTACACAGGTTTAGAACAGAGTACTGCACAGAGTAAGCATTTCAGAAGTGCTACCTGccgctagttttgtttttttcatcatCCTGAATCCTAACACTATCATGCTTTCCTCCCAAAACAATTATTAGCAGCCTGGATTCCAAGTTGCAAATACTCTGGTGGTGGAATCTACTTTTGACGACAGTAATgtgaagcacttttttttttttctgagtcggcatctcgctctgtcacccaggctggagtgcagtgtcgtgatctcagatcactgcaacctccgcctcctgggttcaagcgattctcccgcctcagtctcctgagtagctgggactataggcacgtgccaccacgcctggctaattttttgtatttctaatagagagggggtttcactgtgttagccaggatagcctcgatctcctgacctcgtgatctgcctgcctcagcctcccaaagtgctgggattataggcgtgagccaccacgcccggctaatgtgaAGTACTTTAAGAGTGCTCTCTGGGTGCCAGGTTCCACTGTGAACGCTCCCTGAATCTACACATTCACTCTCTGAGGCCCAGTAGCACCCCTGCTCTACAGCTGAAGAGTGGAAGTGCTGGAGCAGCCCCTGCGACCAGGTGGGACATTCAAACCCAGCACGGAGTCACACTTATCCCCAGCACAGAACCGTGGCTAAGAGCAGTCACTGGAGCTGAACTGCCTGGGCCTGCATGCCAGCCTGGCCCCTAGTGCTGAGTCCCTCAGCCTCTCTACACcacagtttccccatctgtaaagtgggaataatgaTACAACCTGTGTCACTGGgatgttctgaggattaaatgaacgAGGAGTTATCAAGTGGTTAGAAGAGTGCCCAGCATACAGAAAACCACACAAGTGTGtaacaaaatgaagacaatttCTCCTGTACGTTCAGATTACCTGATAGGGTGTCAGGCTATGTAAAGGAGAAAGTGGTTTGGGCATCGGGGGCTGCAGCTGGCTAAGGTAACTCAAGATGGACAGATCTCGAAGAATTTTGTTATGTGACTCTCTGAAAGGCAAATCACAACAAGGTAAGTAGACATTTAACCCTCAAAGGCCACCTCCCACACCTGTCATCACAGAGGTCACATTTTCACAGAGTACTGGGCTTTCCAACACTGCCCCCCTTGACAGACTCCAACTGGAAAAACAGGAAGCGTAAAGACTCTCCTTTAAGTCAAAGTTGCTGGCAGCCAGAGGCAGGGGACACTTCTGGATAGTTCCACTGAAAATGTAACAGTTCAGAAAACAACTGGTTCTTCTTTGTAAATGCACAGCTGTGATAAAGACCTGAAGATTTTAGAGGACTCAGGCCTTTAGAGGAATTGAGAATGGCAGGCCTTTTTCGAcggaaggaaaaataattcttCAGCCAAATGAGGGTTAGTTACCTATTTCTTGGAGTTATTCTGAATGCAAAGTCTGTATAAACACCTATCAGTTTATGTCCAGTGAACTCAACTGGactctctttttcttcatcaGCAAATTCCAAAGCATCTGCAAATGCTGCGAGTCTGAAGCGTCGATTTCTCATCTTGGTCTTGCTTTTTGTGTACAAGCCATCCATGTCATCTACATACTGCGGGGTAAGGTCTGGCATGTATTTACTGTGGTCAGAGCGGAACTGAACCACGTGGCTGGGAGACAGCAATCGGATCAGATCAATGAGAAGCAGGAGTCCCTGGTCTGTGGGGAAGAGACATTAGCACAGCTGATGCACTCAAGAACAGTGACGCACTCAAGAACAGTGACATGCTCCTATGACAAATAGGTGCATTTGTTCTAAGACAAATAAACCATCAATACGTTGGACTtcggctgggcgcagcggctcatgtttgtaatcccagcgtgtcttggcaggccaaggtgggcagatcacttgaggccagaagtt
Protein-coding regions in this window:
- the NOL9 gene encoding polynucleotide 5'-hydroxyl-kinase NOL9 isoform X2 — encoded protein: MVYYGKPSCKNNYENYIDIVKYVFSAYKRESPLIVNTMGWVSDQGLLLLIDLIRLLSPSHVVQFRSDHSKYMPDLTPQYVDDMDGLYTKSKTKMRNRRFRLAAFADALEFADEEKESPVEFTGHKLIGVYTDFAFRITPRNRESHNKILRDLSILSYLSQLQPPMPKPLSPLHSLTPYQVPFNAVALRITHSDVAPTHILYAVNASWVGLCKIQDDVRGYTNGPILLAQTPICDCLGFGICRGIDMEKRLYHILTPVPPEELRTVNCLLVGAIAIPHCVLKCQRGIEGTVPYVTTDYNFKLPGASEKIGAREPEEAHKEKPYRRPKFCRKMK